The following nucleotide sequence is from Gimesia chilikensis.
TGGCCGGCAGACTACGGACACTACGGTCCCCTCTTCATCCGGATGGCCTGGCACAGTGCCGGTACCTACCGGGTTACCGACGGACGCGGCGGTGCATCAGATGGTACCCAGCGCTTTGCACCGCTCAACAGCTGGCCCGACAACGCCAACCTGGACAAGGCCCGTCGCCTGCTCTGGCCGATCAAGCAGAAGTACGGTCAGAAAATCTCTTGGGCCGACCTCATGGTTCTGACCGGAAACGTTGCATTGGAGTCCATGGGCTTTGAAACCTTCGGCTTCGCCGGCGGACGCGAAGATGTCTGGGAACCTCAGAAAGATGTTTACTGGGGACCAGAGAGTGAATGGCTCGGACGGAAACGGTACGAGAATGAAGACAAACTCGAAAACCCGCTCGCAGCAACCCAGATGGGGCTGATCTACGTCAACCCGGAAGGACCTGCCGGCAAACCCGATCCACTGGCAGCCGCTCACGCCATCCGCGAAACTTTTGGCCGTATGGCGATGAACGATGAAGAAACCGTCGCCCTGATCGCCGGCGGACACACCTTCGGCAAAGCCCACGGTGCCGCCAGCCCCAAAGGCAATGTCGGTCCCGAACCAGAAGGAGCTGGTCTGGCTGAACAGGGACTCGGCTGGAAGAATAAATACGGTAAAGGAAATGCCAGCGATACCATCACCAGTGGTCTGGAAGGTGCCTGGACTTCAACCCCCACACAGTGGTCCAACGGCTACTTCGATAATCTGTTCGGTTACGAATGGAAACTGGTCAAAAGCCCCGCCGGTGCGTGGCAGTGGACTCCCAAAGAAGAATCGGCAAAAGGAACGGTTCCGGATGCCCACGATCCTTCCAAGTCGCACGCACCCATGATGTTCACCACTGATCTGGCGTTAAAGATGGATCCCGCTTACGGGAAGATCTCCAAACGCTTCCACGAAAATCCGGATCAGTTCGCCGCAGCCTTCGCGAAGGCCTGGTATAAGCTGACGCACCGTGACATGGGACCCGTCTCGCGCTGTCTCGGTCCCGAAGTTCCCCAGGCACAGATCTGGCAGGATCCCGTACCCGCCGTCGATCACAAACTGGTCGACAAGCAGGACATCGCAGAACTCAAACAGAAAATCCTGGCTTCCGACCTGACTGTCCCACAGCTGGTTTCAACCGCCTGGGGTTCCGCTTCCACCTTCCGTGGCAGTGATTATCGTGGTGGTGCCAACGGAGCACGTATCCGGCTCGCACCGCAGAAAGACTGGAAAGTCAATCAGCCTGAAGAACTGGAAAAAGTTCTGCAGACGCTGACAAACATTCAGAAGGAGTTCAATAAGGCTCAGACAACCGGCAAGCAGATCTCCCTGGCTGACCTGATCGTACTTGGCGGATCAGCCGCTGTGGAGAAAGCAGCCAAGGCCGCCGGTCATGATGTGAAGGTTCCCTTCTCACCCGGTCGGACCGATGCCACCCAGGAAATGACCGACGTGGAATCCTTCTCTGTGCTCGAGCCGCAGGCAGACGGCTTCCGCAATTACTACTCGCACGGATTGACGACGCCGGCTGAAGAGCTGCTGGTCGACCGGGCAAACCTGCTCTCGCTGACAGCGCCGGAAATGACGGCCCTCGTCGGTGGTATGCGTGTGCTGGATACGAATGTCGGCGTTCCGGGGCTGGGAGTGTTCACAAAACAGCCGGGCACCCTGTCTAACGACTTCTTCGTGAACCTGCTCGACATGGATACCAAATGGCAGAAGTCACCCATGTGTGATCACTTCTTCGAAGGTCGGGATCGCAAAACCGGACAGGTCAAGTGGACGGCCAGCTCTGTGGACCTGGTGTTCGGTTCGAACTCACAGTTGCGGGCGATCGCCGAAGTCTATGCCAGCGAAGATGGTAAAAAACGGTTCGTGGAAGACTTCGTCTCCGCCTGGACCAAAGTTATGAACCTCGACCGGTTCGACCTGGATCCGGCTCTGAAGAAGGCGGCTCCCACAGCCAGCCTGAGTCAGCGCTAGATCTGACGATCAACGCCTGAAACGTTGACGCGAACGGGGGAGTAGGTCTAACGGCCTGCTCCCCTTTTTTGATTACTGTCCGCGTCTCATTTCTGCTTGAGAAAGCTCCGCTCTGTCGCAACCGGATCCGCATCATCCCAACGCTGCAGCCAGGTTTGCAGTTCCCCTTTCAACCGCTTCAACACCGGTGCCATTTCCGGCTTGTCGACGAGATTCGCCAGCTCTTCCGGATCCGCCTGACGGTCATACAACGCCCATTCCGGACGATGGTGTAGTCGCTGCACCAGTTTGTTATGGGTCTGGCGTTTCGTCTTTTGAGCTCTGCGGACCCACGAACCCGCGGTGTCTGCGCGGCCCTGTGAGTTACCGGCTTCAAGCCACTCAAGTGCCTGGGTCAGTGTGGTATTGGAAGTGATCTCCTGGTCTGCACGCGGCGACCAGATCAGCGTATAGCGCTGGTCGCGGATCGAACGGATCGGAAAAATCCGTTCCCGGTTATCAATGATGTTGCAGTTCGTGAAGGCACCGTAGGCGTATTCATGCACCCTCTGGTCGCCGCCCGTCAGGTTGATCCACTGACTGCGTCCGTCAAAATCCTGATCGTCAGGCTGGCCTCCCGCAGCGGTGAGCAACGTGGGAGTGATGTCGGCCAGCCACATCAGTTGGGAGTTGCGTTTCCCTTCCGGGATGACTCCAGGCAGCGCGACCACAACGCCGGTAGCCAGACCATCATCGAAACAGGTCCACTTGGAAAAAGGAAACGCATTCCCCTGCTCGGAACAGAACAGGACCAGCGTGTTGTTCGCAAGTTGTTCTTCCTTCAGTACGGTCCGCAGCTGTCCCAGCAGATCATCCAGATTGGTGATCTCCGCGTAATGTTGGACCAGTTCTCTGCGATAGGCCCGCGTATCAATGGTGTCGGCGTTGAGTGATAATCCCTGCAGATCATATCGGCTGGGGTCACCCGTTGTATAAGGTCCGTGCGCATCATGCGAGGCAACGACCAGGCAGAAAGGCTGACCCGCCTCGCGGGCGGTCGTCATGTACTCCCGTGCCAGCTTGACTGCTTGGGGGTTCGCATTTTCCTGCTTGGACAAACTGCCGACATTGTCGAAGGGATAGCACTCGTTCGGACCGATGTGACGCTTCCCCAACAGACCCACACGATAACCCAGCGGTTTCAGATAATGCGGCAGACTCTTTGTCCCTTTGACCGACTTGGAATGATTGGGCATCGCCCGCGTCCGCCAGACAGTACGACCACTGTAGAGTTCCTGCCGGAAGGGAGCACACATCGCGACGTTGCAGTACACGTTGTCCAGTCGCATGCCGTCCCGCGCGAGTTGATCGAGGTGCGGTGTCTGCGCCTGACCACCCCACGCGCCCAGTGAATCGCGGTCGATGTCATCGCCCAGCAGGATCAGAATATTCGGCGGTGCTGCTTCAACGTCCGTTTCTGCAGACCAGGCACAGAACAGCAGCAGTACCAGAATTCCACTCACAACAGGAACGCGCATCATCGAACCACCCATGGCTTGAGAACATCTGGAGAAAGATCACCGTAATCCACAAAGCATCCACGGAAAGACGCTCGGCCGGATCGCGCAGTGATGCACAACCCGGTCGAGTCTGTTCCCTGAATCCAACGGGATTACATGTTGATCTCATACCCCTTGCGGTTTTCGCGGGAGAGGAATGAGTTCGCCTGATCGTCGCCGATAATCTCGCGTTTCTTCGGATCCCAGTTGAGATCGCGACCAAGACGCATGGAGATATTCGAGAGATGGCAGATTTCCAGCATCCGGTTATGCGACCAGACATCCGAAATCGGCTGCTTGCGGGATTTCATTCCCTCAATGAAGTTAGCGGTGTGGTTTTCACTCACTTTGCCGCCGTACACAGCTTCAATCGCGCCGTCTGGCAGCGGATTGTCTTTCAGCGCTTCAACGGGGGCACCCACAATTTTGCCCCGGTTGACGAAGAATCGGCCTTTGGTCCCTTCGAACAGAATGCCGTTATCTCCCTCGCTGGTGATAATCATTTCCACGTCTTCAGGCATGTCGACCTTGATACGGAAGCTCGTGGCGGCATTGTACTGATCGTTGACGACCGGGAAACCGTCTTTGTATTCCACAGGCAGTTCGTAACTGACGGGGGAAATCTTGCTGGGGCCGGTGTCGGTGGCGCCCAGTGCCCAGCAGGCGATATCGACGTGATGGGCACCCCAGTCGGTCAGCTTACCGCCGGAATACTCGTGCCAGTTACGGAATGAATAGTGGCAGTTGCTGTAAAGCGGCACTCCCCCGCCGTAACCTTCACGCATTTCAGGCAGGGCCCGATAAGCGACCTTCGGAGCAGGTCCCAGCCAGAATTCATAATCCAGGCCTTCCGGAACTTCCGCTTCGGGAATTTTAGGAGACCCTTCCATGCCATTGATGCCACAGGTCACTTTCTGAACCTTACCAATCCGACCATCGCGGATCAGGGCAATCGCCTGCAGGAATCGCTGTCCCGATTCAGATCGCTGCATGGTTCCCACCTGGAACACGCGACCGGTCTGCTTGACCATCTTTTCGATCAGCTTGCCTTCGTCGATGGTCAGCGTTAATGGTTTTTCGCAGTAAACGTCTTTGCCCGCCAGCATCGCTTCGACAGCGATTTTGGTATGCCAGTGATCGGGAGTCGCAATCATCACAGCATCGATATCCTGACGATCGAGCACCTTGCGGTAATCTTTATAAGCGTCCGGTTTTTTATCCTGCTTCTTGACCAGCTTCTCAACATTCGCACCCAGTACGTTTTCATCCACATCGGCCAGTGCCGCAAAGTCGGCGAACTTGGTTGATTTGTTGGTGATCGCCCAACCCTGGTTGCGCAGACCAATGGTCGCAAACACCGGACGTTCGTTGGGTGACTCATATCCCATGGCCCGATTGAGTGAAGGGCTCAGAATACCGGCAGCACCCGCAAAGGCGACTCCCTGGATAAAATTGCGGCGCGACATTTTTTGAGAAGTTGACATTCAGTGAAATCCTCTTGGAGAAATTAAACGGAAATAGAAGTTCTGCAGATAAATACAGGCTCACTCTGTTCGCGTGCGAGACGGAACAGGGACCCTGTGGGGATCATTAATTGTAGCTGATGCTCCACCCCGAGTACACAGTAATCATTGTCTGACAGAATTGAAGTAGAGTCCTGAAATCAACTTTGGAACAGTCTATTCTGGATTCGGAATCCTTCCTCAGGAATATTCAAAGTCCCATCATAGCTCGACGACTTTTCTAAAAAAACTTTCCAATTTCGATGCGAAGTTTTTATCATAAAAGACAGTGTACGACTGCTTATTTCTTCGTGATCGGGAACAGACCCGTCCCGACCGCGACTGTTAAAATGAAAGACCCTTCCATGGAACGCAAATCCGCATCTGAATTCGATCAGAAAGTTCTGGACCTCTACGACGACTATGCCCACGGCCGACTCAATCGGCGGGATTATATTAAACAACTCGGTGCTTTCGCTGTCGGAGGCCTGACGGTGGAAGGCCTGCTGGCCAGTCTCTCTCCCAACTACAGCTGGGCCGAACAGGTCAAACCTGATGACCCACGCATTAAAACCGAACGCATCACCTACGACTCCCCCGACGGAGCCGGTAAAATGAAAGGTCTGCTGGCCTGGCCCGCAAAGGGAGAAAAATTCCCCGCGGTCCTCGTGATTCACGAAAACCGGGGCCTGAATCCCTACATTGAAGATGTGGCCCGCCGCCTCGCTGCACAGGGGTTTCTGGCTCTGGCTCCCGACGCTTTAACGCCCCTGGGTGGTTATCCCGGAAACGATGACGAAGGCCGTACCATGCAGCGGAAACGGGAACCTGAAAAAATGAAAGAGGATTTCGTCGCAGCCGCGAAACTGCTCGACAAACATGACAAGTCCACAGGCAAAGTAGGCGTGGTGGGATTCTGCTTCGGTGGGGGCATGGTCTATCAGGTGGCGCTCGAACTCCCCGACGTCATCGATGCCGGCGTCCCCTACTATGGTCGTCAGCCCGATGCTGCCGAGGTTCCCAAACTCAAGACACCCCTGCAGATTCACAACGCATCACTGGATCGACGCATCATGGCTGGTGCTCCCGAACTGGAAGCCGCTCTGAAAAAGAACGACAAACCGTTCGAGGCCTATGTCTACGAAGGCGCGAATCATGGCTTCCATAACGACACCACTCCCCGCTACGACGAGAAGTCCGCAGAACTCGCCTGGAAACGAACAATCGACTTCTTCAAGAAACAGCTCGGGGAACAGAGTTGATCTATTAGAGAACTCCATCATTCAAATAGTAAATAAAAAAGGGAGACCTATCTCATCAGGATAGATCTCCCTTTATTTAAGTTGCAGCAGTTATTAAACCCGCTGGATCACAGCAAACAACGCCTGCGGTCCCCCTTCCGAGAAGTGGGTATCCGCGTCTTCCCGCGTGACGAAACGACAGTCAACGATCGACTGCACCTGCCAGCCCTCCTGGAAGGTGGCACGCAGTTCTTCGCTGCTCACGCGTCGCGGTCCTTCACCTGCAGGCTCCTTGTCGCTGAAGCACTGCAGATAAAGCGTCGCCCCCGGTTCCATCACCTGGGCCAGTTCACTCAGATAACGCACTCGATCTTCATTCGAGAGAATGTGGAAGAATCCACAGTCAAGTACATTGTCAAACAGCTGATTCAACTCTGAAAGCTGCAATGCGTTCTGTTGCAGGAACGTTGCCCGCAGACCCCGTTCGGTTGCCTTGCGATTGGCTTCCGCAATGGGGGCTGCCAGCAGATCAATACCGGTCACTTCGCAATCCTGAGCCGCGAAGAACAGCGCATTCTCTCCCGTCCCACAGCCGACGTCCAGCACGCTGCCCCGGATGCGGTCAGCCACCTTCACAAACTCCGGCTGCGGTTCACCAATGTCCCAGGGAGGCCTCTCTTCTGCGTACATCTGTTCGAAGTTCTCGGCAGGAGTGGTCTCTCTGTCAGCCGGACCAGAGGAAGCCGAGTCGGAACTGTTCGCGTTAGACTGGCTGCGGGAAACATGTTCGTCGGATGGTAACATCGCATTGGTCTCCTGGTTCAAAACGGCAGCATCCCCGCCGGCCACTGCAGGCTGGCGAGCGAAACGCCGCAGCACCACGTAGAAGACCGGGGTCAGGAACAGACCAAACAGGGTAACTCCCAGCATACCACTGAAGACCGCGGTCCCCAATACCCGTCGCATTTCAAAACCGGCACCGGTGGCGATAAGCAGCGGAATCACACCCAGAATGAAGGAGAACGCCGTCATCAGAATCGGCCGCAGTCTTAAACGACAGGCCGCAACAGCGGCTTCAAACCGGTCCTTACCCGCGTCTTCTTCCGCCTTGGCAAATTCCACGATCAGAATCGCATTCTTACAGGCCAGACCCACGAGTACGATGAACCCGATCTGCGTCAGAATGTTATTGTCCATGCCACGGAACCAGATCCCCATGATGCCGAACAGCAGACACAAAGGCACAATCAGAATGATGGCCAGTGGCAACAGCCAGCTTTCATACTGGGCTGACAGCGTGAGGAATACAAACAGCACCGCCAGCGGGAACAGGAATACAATCGTATTTCCTGCCTGCCGTTCCTGGAATGCGAGTTCAGTCCACGCATAACCGAATCCGGGGGGCAGACTCTGCTCCGCCAGCTGTTCCATCGTTGTCAGCGACTGTCCCGTACTGAAACCGGGTACGGTATCACCATTCAGGTCAGCAGCAGGGAACAGGTTGTAACGCACCAGGCGGTCCGGTCCCGCTGTTCGCTTCAACTGCACTACCGAACCCAGCGGAATGCTCGTGCCCCGGGCACTGCGGGTGCGCAGGCGGAGAATGTCGCTCGGTTCGTCACGGAACTCAGGTTCCGCCTGTGCCGTCACGCGATACGTACGACCCAGGAAGTTAAAGTCGTTCACGTATACTGAGCCCAGGTAGACTTCCAGTGCATCGAAAATGTTGTTAATCGGAATATCCAGCATCTGTGCCTTGGTCCGGTCCACCTCCGCATAAATCTGCGGCACGCTCGTTCGGAAGTTTGAATAGACCTGCACCAGCCCGGGCTGTTGATTGGCTTCCGCCACCATCCGCTCGGTAACCTGGTTGAGGGCAGCCACGCCGGCGCCACTCTGGTCCTGCACATACATCTTATATCCGCCACCACGACCGATCCCACGGACCGGGGGCGGGGGAATGATGAAGATCTGCGCTTCATTGATTGAAGAGACTTCACGCCGCAGGTCTCCGATAATCGCATCCAGGTTCCGTCCCCGCTTGGCCCGCTCCTTGGCATCCTCCAGTGGGAGGAACGTCACCGCGGCGTTGGGACTGATCGTAAACGTCGATCCCGACAGACCGGCAATTCCGACGGAATGTGCGACACCATCGATCTCACTCCCGATTTGCGCAACCTGTCTGGTAACCACATCGGTTCGCGACAGAGAAGCCCCATCAGGCAGCCGGATACTGACAATCAGATACCCCTGGTCCTGGGCCGGAATGAATCCTGACGGAACCATACCAAAGCTGTACCAGGTCGCCACCAACAGGCCGCCATAAAGTATCAGCGACAGTGCCGACACACGAATGATGCGGGAAATAAAGCCCGCGTAAACGTTTCCGGTAAAGTCAAAGAAGCGATTGAACCCTCGGAAAAACCAGCCGAAGAAGAAGTCGACCAATTTTCCCATCTTGTTCCGCTCGGCGTTCTTCGGTTTGAGCAGTAACGCACACAGAGCCGGGCTCAAGGTCAGTGATACGAATGTTGAAAACGCAGTCGAGATGGCAATCGTCATCGCGAACTGCCGGTAGAAGCGACCACTCATGCTCGGTACGAACATGGTCGGCACGAACACGGCAATCAGCACCAGGGTTGTCGCGATCAGCGCAGAGCCGACCTCGTCCATCGCTTTATGTGTGGCTTCGCGCGGCGAATAACCATCGCCAATCAGACGTTCCACGTTCT
It contains:
- the katG gene encoding catalase/peroxidase HPI, which produces MTSYFARSMQKGTVLVLCVASSAFAQNHPPHAKQTQSEVHKQHPHVAALKGDKEGAGAKCPVIGHAQGQRHTAATAGNMSIGDWWPNQLNLDILHQNSQKSNPLGKDFNYAEEFQKLDLKAVKKDIKQLMTTSQDWWPADYGHYGPLFIRMAWHSAGTYRVTDGRGGASDGTQRFAPLNSWPDNANLDKARRLLWPIKQKYGQKISWADLMVLTGNVALESMGFETFGFAGGREDVWEPQKDVYWGPESEWLGRKRYENEDKLENPLAATQMGLIYVNPEGPAGKPDPLAAAHAIRETFGRMAMNDEETVALIAGGHTFGKAHGAASPKGNVGPEPEGAGLAEQGLGWKNKYGKGNASDTITSGLEGAWTSTPTQWSNGYFDNLFGYEWKLVKSPAGAWQWTPKEESAKGTVPDAHDPSKSHAPMMFTTDLALKMDPAYGKISKRFHENPDQFAAAFAKAWYKLTHRDMGPVSRCLGPEVPQAQIWQDPVPAVDHKLVDKQDIAELKQKILASDLTVPQLVSTAWGSASTFRGSDYRGGANGARIRLAPQKDWKVNQPEELEKVLQTLTNIQKEFNKAQTTGKQISLADLIVLGGSAAVEKAAKAAGHDVKVPFSPGRTDATQEMTDVESFSVLEPQADGFRNYYSHGLTTPAEELLVDRANLLSLTAPEMTALVGGMRVLDTNVGVPGLGVFTKQPGTLSNDFFVNLLDMDTKWQKSPMCDHFFEGRDRKTGQVKWTASSVDLVFGSNSQLRAIAEVYASEDGKKRFVEDFVSAWTKVMNLDRFDLDPALKKAAPTASLSQR
- a CDS encoding sulfatase family protein, whose amino-acid sequence is MMRVPVVSGILVLLLFCAWSAETDVEAAPPNILILLGDDIDRDSLGAWGGQAQTPHLDQLARDGMRLDNVYCNVAMCAPFRQELYSGRTVWRTRAMPNHSKSVKGTKSLPHYLKPLGYRVGLLGKRHIGPNECYPFDNVGSLSKQENANPQAVKLAREYMTTAREAGQPFCLVVASHDAHGPYTTGDPSRYDLQGLSLNADTIDTRAYRRELVQHYAEITNLDDLLGQLRTVLKEEQLANNTLVLFCSEQGNAFPFSKWTCFDDGLATGVVVALPGVIPEGKRNSQLMWLADITPTLLTAAGGQPDDQDFDGRSQWINLTGGDQRVHEYAYGAFTNCNIIDNRERIFPIRSIRDQRYTLIWSPRADQEITSNTTLTQALEWLEAGNSQGRADTAGSWVRRAQKTKRQTHNKLVQRLHHRPEWALYDRQADPEELANLVDKPEMAPVLKRLKGELQTWLQRWDDADPVATERSFLKQK
- a CDS encoding Gfo/Idh/MocA family protein — encoded protein: MSTSQKMSRRNFIQGVAFAGAAGILSPSLNRAMGYESPNERPVFATIGLRNQGWAITNKSTKFADFAALADVDENVLGANVEKLVKKQDKKPDAYKDYRKVLDRQDIDAVMIATPDHWHTKIAVEAMLAGKDVYCEKPLTLTIDEGKLIEKMVKQTGRVFQVGTMQRSESGQRFLQAIALIRDGRIGKVQKVTCGINGMEGSPKIPEAEVPEGLDYEFWLGPAPKVAYRALPEMREGYGGGVPLYSNCHYSFRNWHEYSGGKLTDWGAHHVDIACWALGATDTGPSKISPVSYELPVEYKDGFPVVNDQYNAATSFRIKVDMPEDVEMIITSEGDNGILFEGTKGRFFVNRGKIVGAPVEALKDNPLPDGAIEAVYGGKVSENHTANFIEGMKSRKQPISDVWSHNRMLEICHLSNISMRLGRDLNWDPKKREIIGDDQANSFLSRENRKGYEINM
- a CDS encoding dienelactone hydrolase family protein, which translates into the protein MERKSASEFDQKVLDLYDDYAHGRLNRRDYIKQLGAFAVGGLTVEGLLASLSPNYSWAEQVKPDDPRIKTERITYDSPDGAGKMKGLLAWPAKGEKFPAVLVIHENRGLNPYIEDVARRLAAQGFLALAPDALTPLGGYPGNDDEGRTMQRKREPEKMKEDFVAAAKLLDKHDKSTGKVGVVGFCFGGGMVYQVALELPDVIDAGVPYYGRQPDAAEVPKLKTPLQIHNASLDRRIMAGAPELEAALKKNDKPFEAYVYEGANHGFHNDTTPRYDEKSAELAWKRTIDFFKKQLGEQS
- a CDS encoding class I SAM-dependent methyltransferase — translated: MLPSDEHVSRSQSNANSSDSASSGPADRETTPAENFEQMYAEERPPWDIGEPQPEFVKVADRIRGSVLDVGCGTGENALFFAAQDCEVTGIDLLAAPIAEANRKATERGLRATFLQQNALQLSELNQLFDNVLDCGFFHILSNEDRVRYLSELAQVMEPGATLYLQCFSDKEPAGEGPRRVSSEELRATFQEGWQVQSIVDCRFVTREDADTHFSEGGPQALFAVIQRV